The genome window TGATTGTGGAAAACAACAAATTTCCATAAATTTCTATTAGTTTCTATTAATTTCAATTTTTTTAATAATATCTCCCTATCTCCTTAATCTCCACATCTCCTTTTGTTACACCACCTGAACGCTTACTTCTTATCAAACAAAATTCATCTGCTTGTTCAGTGATAGCATTTAACTTTTGCTTTAATATTTGACTCTCCTCGCTTACATCTTTTTTTTCAGATATCTGGTATGGTTTTCCAAAAATTATTATTCCTTGAGTAAAAGGATACGGGATTTGAAATTTATCCCATGCCTTTTCCAATATCCACTTTTTTTTAACCGCGGTGGTTAATGGGACAATGTATGCCTTTTTCTTTTTTGCAAGAGATATTATTCCTTCTTTTGGTTCATAAATAGGTCCTGTTGGTCCATCAACAGCAAAGCCAAAATCATCACCCTGTTTTGTTTGCTTTATCAGTTCTAATAATGCTCTTGTTCCTCCTCTTGTTGTTGAACCACGAAATATTCTGCATCCAAATCTTTTTAAAATCCTGCTTTGATATTCTCCATCACGACTTAAACTAACCATTATCACAATCTGGCGATGACTCATATATGGCACCAGAAGGAATTGTCTCCCATGCCAGAAGGCATAAATCAGAGTTTTTCCTTCTTGTTTTAATTGCCTGATATTTTCTTCTCCAATAACTTTTATTTTTAAGGTGTTATAAAGTAATCTAATCAGTAAATGTGCTAAAAAAGGGATAATCAAGTTTAAAAACTTTTGTTTCACTAATATACTTTTATCATAAATTTTCCTTCTTGTCAAGGAAAAAAAGTATAACTCCTAATCATCCACCATTCCAATTGTCCCGGGTCATCTCACATCAAATCTAAAAGTAACCGCAAGGCGGTGGGTATTGCCCAATTCATCATAAGGCACAAAGGCATAATCTACCTGGTAGTGTTTGATATTGCATCCAAATCCGCAGGTAATTCCCGTGCCAAAGTCTTTAAATATCTGTGAATTAAATCCACCACGCAAGGCAACTAAGTTTCTAAACCATAATTCAAGCCCAAGATTTATCTTCCAATTATTATCTATTGGTTTTGTTAAATCACAGGTAACCGCTAATGGTTGTTCTTTAAATCGATAAGCACTACCCAATTTAAGGGTTAATGGTAAGCTATCTCCTTCAACCGCAAATTTTATCTTTGGTCCCACATTTTGAAGAACGGTAGCTAAAGTCAAACCTTCCATTGGCGTCTGGTATAATTGACCAATATCAATTGCAAATGAGGATGCTTCTTCTTGTTCTATCTTTTGCACAATTCCTTTAATTGTCATACCAATGCAGATAGATTCAGTGATAATCGAGGTATAACTGAAGGCAAAGGCAGTATCTCTGGCAGAGAAATTGCCGGTGCTTTCATCTGGCGAATCGGCATAACCAGGAATTTTCCCTGCATCTAAGTAGATGATATTAAAACCCATTGCCTTTTTGCTGGAAACAGGGAAGGCAAAACCCAGAAACCCATGACCAATGCCTTCAAACCAATCATTATATACCGTAGATATTTCAGGTTTAGTCAATTGTGTTAAGCCCGCGGGATTCCAATAGACAGCGGTAATGTCATCGGCTAAGGCACAAAATCCTTCACCCATAGCCACCGCTCTGGCACCAACACCTATCTTTAAAAAAGGCACACCTGCCGTCCCTTTAGACGATTTTGCCCAACAGTTACTACTTGTGATTAGAATAAGTGAACTTATTAAAATTAATAGTTTATACCTCATTTATTTCTCTCCTTTTTGAAAGCGTTCGGGTTCTTCTATTTGAACGCTGATATCTGAATGCTTACTCTTTTTTTACCAGTTGTAATACTTCTAAGTCTGCCTGGTCTTGTTTACGATTTAAACTTTGTTTATTTTTTATTAATTCCTTGATGCCAATAAAAAATACCTTTTCTTTTCCATAGATTCCAACCTCTTTCCCAACCCACACTTCTTTGAAACTACAACCTTCAATAGAGGTTATTATATCTACTCTTACAGGTTCATAGCCTAATTGAATAATTTTACCTGATTGAGCAAAATCAGATGCTTTCAATTCTAAACTCTCAAATCCAAATTCATTTAGTGTTTTGATAATTCTTTTACTATTTGCAAGAGCAGGTTCTACCAGAATATCTATATCCTTTGTATATCTTGGTTTAGCATAAAAGGCGACTGCATACGCTCCAACAATGCAGTATTTCACCTTATTTTTGTTCAATAACATTAATAACTCTTCGAAATCTTTTTCTATCCTCATTCTTTGTCCCAATAAGTTTATAATAACATTCCCTTAAGAGTTGGACTGTTTCCAACCTTTCTTTAGCGGTCATTTTTAAATAATAATCCCTATCAAATTGTTCTGCATCTGCAAATGAATCTGTCTTGTTAATCCAAATTTTTTTCATTGCCTTCTCCTGAAAATAGCGAATTAGCGAATTAGTGAATTAAGCGAATTAGAAGGAAAATTCCCCCTGTGAGTTGTAGACTCATGACCATTTCCCTTTATTTTATTATCGCCACTTTCCCACTTACCTTCTCGCCTTTTTCATTTGTAATAATATAGATGTAGACGCCCGAGGCGATTCTTTCACCAGCATTATTGACTATGGGCCAGAAATAGGGATTATCTGTAATATCATCTTTATTAAATACCAATTCACCTGCAATATTGTATATCCATAGATTTACTTTACCAGATAGGTTGTAAAATTTAACTTCTTTATGTCCCTCTCGGAGTTTAAATGGATTTGGATAGACAATGACACTTTTGAGATTAGTTATTGGTGCGGCAACAACAAAGATTGACAATTGATTAACCTCATAGGCGGTAACTAAATCCTTATCCTTATCTACTATCTGTTTTCCTGCCACCAACTCAAAATGGTCTCCAGCAAGTCTATAGATGCGGTATGCCAGGTCATCATCTTCATTCTTCATATCCGGGTCAGAATACGGCAGAGTAATAATAAGAGATTTACCTGTAACTGGTTGAGTTCCTTTTCCATAATAATCTTTTTCCAATGCCAGCAGTTCTCGTCCAGAATTACTTAAAATACTACTTATAATCGGAGAAGCCTTTGATAGGTCCGTTTGCGGTGGGTCAACCTGACGAATGGTAAAGGTAACAGTTGAGTTAAATGCCCCTGTTGGTATTTCAATCACGGTTTGACCACTCTCTAAATTAGAAAGAATGCCCTTTTGTGGATTATTTAGTGCGATAATTGTCTTTGTCGCTGGATTAACTACCTCTAATTGGTCAACAATCCGAATGCCGTCAGAATAATTGCAGAAATCACTCCAGGTTCCTACTAAATTCATTGCACGGAGACGATAATAATATGTCTTTCCTTTTGTTCTATTAGTTATTTCAAAATACTCTGTATTACCCGGAATAGCATTACTCAATGTTGTCCAGTTAATCATATCCAGACTTTCTTGTAATTCATACAGGGCAATTCCTGATTGGGCATCATCCCACCCCTGCCAGTAAACCGTATAATTTCCATCCATATCAGCATCAAAGTCGGTTGTCAAACTTCCTTCTGTTGGTGGCAAACCAATTGCAGGTGGCGTCAGGTCAATCGTATTGGTAACTTCATTAGTCACACTCATTGTTCCGGCAAAAGTGATTTCTGCCTGATTACTTACCTTTGTTGGTGTGCCAATAACCATGGCTTTAAATGTAACACTCCCAGAACCCCCTACCGTTACCTTACCAATATTCCAGGTAATAGTGCCATTTGAATAGTTACCACTACAATAAATACCGGTTGGTATTTTAATCGAAGTCCAGAAGG of bacterium contains these proteins:
- a CDS encoding lysophospholipid acyltransferase family protein, whose protein sequence is MTRRKIYDKSILVKQKFLNLIIPFLAHLLIRLLYNTLKIKVIGEENIRQLKQEGKTLIYAFWHGRQFLLVPYMSHRQIVIMVSLSRDGEYQSRILKRFGCRIFRGSTTRGGTRALLELIKQTKQGDDFGFAVDGPTGPIYEPKEGIISLAKKKKAYIVPLTTAVKKKWILEKAWDKFQIPYPFTQGIIIFGKPYQISEKKDVSEESQILKQKLNAITEQADEFCLIRSKRSGGVTKGDVEIKEIGRYY
- a CDS encoding PorV/PorQ family protein — its product is MRYKLLILISSLILITSSNCWAKSSKGTAGVPFLKIGVGARAVAMGEGFCALADDITAVYWNPAGLTQLTKPEISTVYNDWFEGIGHGFLGFAFPVSSKKAMGFNIIYLDAGKIPGYADSPDESTGNFSARDTAFAFSYTSIITESICIGMTIKGIVQKIEQEEASSFAIDIGQLYQTPMEGLTLATVLQNVGPKIKFAVEGDSLPLTLKLGSAYRFKEQPLAVTCDLTKPIDNNWKINLGLELWFRNLVALRGGFNSQIFKDFGTGITCGFGCNIKHYQVDYAFVPYDELGNTHRLAVTFRFDVR